From the genome of Sandaracinaceae bacterium, one region includes:
- a CDS encoding PA0069 family radical SAM protein — protein MRLVSNPPNPFAHHSLEWDGPVPPAELQLFEENARSVLSRNDSPDIGFEYSLNPYRGCFHACAYCYARPTHQYLDFGAGTDFDRKIVVKVNAPERLREAFRKPSWAGRPLVFSGNTDPYQPIEAHYELTKRCLEVCAEYKNPVYIITKSKLVRRDAALLGRLARETDARVAVSIPFADDDDARLLEPFASPPSKRFETLRVLRDAGVPTTVSLAPTIPGLNDAQIPEILERAREAGADKAFMTLVRLAAEVRPVFEQRLREAFPQRADKVLRRVGEMRSGQRGGFHERMRGEGEHYQLVEQLFRKTALRLGYDLQRGPEPLGPSPFARPIEPRRQLTLFEG, from the coding sequence ATGCGCCTCGTCAGCAACCCACCCAACCCGTTCGCGCACCACAGCCTCGAGTGGGACGGGCCCGTGCCCCCGGCCGAGTTGCAGCTGTTCGAAGAGAACGCGCGCAGCGTGCTCTCGCGCAACGACAGCCCCGACATCGGCTTCGAGTACAGCCTCAACCCCTACCGGGGTTGCTTCCACGCCTGCGCGTACTGCTACGCCCGGCCCACGCACCAGTATCTCGACTTCGGCGCTGGGACCGACTTCGACCGCAAGATCGTCGTGAAGGTGAACGCCCCCGAGCGGCTCCGCGAGGCGTTCCGCAAGCCCAGCTGGGCGGGGCGCCCGCTCGTGTTCAGCGGCAACACGGACCCCTACCAGCCCATCGAGGCGCACTACGAGCTCACCAAGCGCTGCCTCGAGGTGTGCGCCGAGTACAAGAACCCAGTCTACATCATCACCAAGAGCAAGCTCGTGCGCCGCGACGCGGCGTTGTTGGGGCGCCTCGCGCGCGAGACCGATGCACGCGTCGCCGTCAGCATCCCGTTCGCCGACGACGACGACGCGCGGCTGCTGGAGCCGTTCGCTTCGCCACCCAGCAAGCGCTTCGAGACGCTGCGGGTGCTGCGCGACGCGGGCGTCCCCACGACGGTCTCGCTAGCCCCCACCATCCCCGGCCTGAACGACGCACAGATCCCCGAGATCCTCGAGCGTGCGCGCGAGGCGGGCGCGGACAAGGCCTTCATGACGCTGGTGCGCCTCGCGGCCGAGGTGCGCCCCGTGTTCGAACAGCGCCTGCGCGAGGCCTTCCCGCAGCGGGCCGACAAGGTGCTGCGCCGCGTGGGGGAGATGCGCAGCGGGCAGCGCGGGGGCTTCCACGAGCGCATGCGCGGCGAGGGTGAGCACTACCAGCTCGTCGAGCAGCTGTTCCGCAAGACGGCGTTGCGTCTCGGCTACGACCTGCAGCGCGGCCCGGAGCCCCTCGGGCCCAGCCCCTTCGCCCGGCCCATCGAGCCGCGTCGACAGCTCACCTTGTTCGAGGGCTGA
- the arsC gene encoding arsenate reductase (glutaredoxin) (This arsenate reductase requires both glutathione and glutaredoxin to convert arsenate to arsenite, after which the efflux transporter formed by ArsA and ArsB can extrude the arsenite from the cell, providing resistance.): protein MSRVTLWHNPRCSKSREALALLEGRGATVTVRLYLEDPPDADTLRAVLKKLRMTPRELLRRKEDAYKELGLADESLSDDALIDAMVAHPKLIERPVALAGKRAALGRPPEDVLRIL, encoded by the coding sequence GTGAGCCGCGTCACGCTCTGGCACAACCCACGCTGCAGCAAGAGCCGGGAGGCGCTGGCCCTGCTCGAAGGGCGCGGCGCGACGGTCACGGTGCGCCTCTACCTCGAGGACCCGCCAGACGCCGACACGCTGCGGGCCGTGCTCAAGAAGCTGCGCATGACGCCGCGCGAGCTGCTGCGCCGCAAGGAGGACGCGTACAAGGAGCTGGGCTTGGCTGACGAGTCGTTGTCCGACGACGCGCTCATCGACGCGATGGTGGCGCACCCGAAGCTGATCGAGCGCCCCGTCGCGCTCGCGGGGAAGCGCGCCGCGCTGGGTCGCCCGCCCGAGGACGTGCTGCGCATCCTGTGA
- a CDS encoding NAD(P)H-binding protein, which translates to MSRWMLYGANGYTGQLMVEEAARRGERPVLAGRRVEVIRPLAERHGLEYRAFDLSDPAAIAGQLADVDAIALAAGPFSATSAPVVDACLRSGTHYTDITGEIDVFEACAARDTDAKARGVVLLPGAGFDVVPTDCVAASLHAALPDATELVLAFRGDGASSRGTTKTMIEALPHGGKVRRDGRLVSVPTAHETREIPFRDKTRLGVAIPWGDVSTAYQSTGIPNITVFLALPPGQIRGMKALRHAAPVLGTSLVQRGLKALVEATMTGPDAQLRERASSTIWGQVRNAAGDRVEATLTTPEGYTLTARTAVDATLRLANGEVEAGAKTPSLAFGADYITCFEDCDLRVGAVS; encoded by the coding sequence ATGAGTAGGTGGATGCTCTACGGAGCCAACGGATACACCGGCCAGCTGATGGTCGAGGAGGCCGCCCGCCGTGGCGAGCGCCCCGTGCTGGCCGGCCGACGCGTCGAGGTGATCCGCCCCCTGGCCGAGCGCCACGGCCTCGAGTACCGCGCCTTCGACCTGAGCGACCCGGCGGCCATCGCGGGACAGCTCGCGGACGTGGACGCCATCGCGCTCGCCGCCGGGCCCTTCTCGGCCACCAGCGCGCCCGTCGTGGACGCCTGCCTGCGGAGCGGCACGCACTACACCGACATCACCGGCGAGATCGACGTGTTCGAGGCATGCGCCGCGCGCGACACCGACGCGAAGGCGCGCGGCGTGGTCCTGCTGCCAGGCGCTGGCTTCGACGTGGTGCCCACCGACTGCGTGGCGGCGTCGCTGCATGCCGCGCTGCCCGACGCGACCGAGCTGGTCTTGGCGTTCCGTGGCGACGGCGCGTCCAGCCGGGGCACCACCAAGACGATGATCGAGGCGCTCCCGCACGGCGGCAAGGTCCGGCGCGACGGGCGCCTGGTGTCCGTCCCCACGGCCCACGAGACCCGCGAGATCCCCTTCCGCGACAAGACGCGCCTGGGCGTCGCCATCCCCTGGGGCGACGTGTCGACGGCCTACCAGTCCACGGGCATCCCGAACATCACCGTGTTCCTGGCGCTCCCGCCCGGTCAGATTCGCGGCATGAAGGCCCTGCGCCACGCGGCTCCCGTGCTGGGCACGAGCCTGGTCCAGCGCGGCCTGAAGGCGCTCGTGGAGGCCACGATGACCGGCCCGGACGCGCAGCTGCGCGAGCGCGCCAGCTCCACCATCTGGGGCCAGGTGCGCAACGCCGCGGGAGACCGCGTGGAGGCCACGCTGACCACGCCCGAGGGCTACACGCTCACGGCGCGCACGGCCGTGGATGCCACGCTGCGCCTGGCCAACGGCGAGGTGGAGGCCGGGGCCAAGACGCCATCTTTGGCGTTCGGCGCGGACTACATCACGTGCTTCGAGGACTGCGACCTGCGTGTGGGGGCAGTCTCGTGA
- a CDS encoding acyl-CoA/acyl-ACP dehydrogenase, producing the protein MNFQETEEQTLLRQEIRALAKPFGREYYLAKARAGEPLDELWNAVGDAGYLGVNIPESHGGGGLGITELAMVSEELAAAGCPLLLLLVSPAICGTILARFGTPAQQDTWLPGLATGKTKLVFAITEPDAGSNSHRISTVAKRDGDDWVLSGTKYYISGVDEADAILVVAATQGADGRPGLSLFLVDADAPGLTKTPIPMELVAAERQFTLFFDGVRVPAERLVGNPGHGLQQVFIGLNPERILGAAMGNGIARYALSAGARYANERAVFGAPIGTHQGIAHPLAQAKIEVELARLMTTKAAWLFDQGLDAAEAANMAKYAAAEAALAAVDAAIQTHGGNGMSEEYGIAALWGVARTLRIAPVSREMILNFIAQHSLQLPKSY; encoded by the coding sequence ATGAACTTCCAAGAGACCGAAGAGCAGACCCTCCTGCGCCAAGAGATCCGTGCGCTCGCCAAGCCGTTCGGGCGGGAGTACTACCTGGCCAAGGCGCGCGCGGGGGAGCCGCTCGACGAGCTCTGGAACGCCGTGGGCGACGCGGGATATCTGGGGGTCAACATCCCGGAGTCGCACGGGGGTGGCGGGCTGGGCATCACCGAGCTGGCCATGGTCAGCGAGGAGCTGGCGGCTGCGGGCTGTCCGCTGCTGCTGCTGCTCGTCTCCCCCGCCATCTGCGGCACCATCCTCGCGCGCTTCGGGACCCCGGCGCAGCAGGACACGTGGCTGCCCGGCCTGGCTACCGGCAAGACCAAGCTCGTGTTCGCCATCACCGAGCCCGACGCCGGATCGAACTCGCATCGCATCTCCACCGTGGCCAAGCGCGACGGCGACGACTGGGTGTTGAGCGGCACCAAGTACTACATCTCGGGCGTCGACGAGGCGGACGCCATCCTCGTGGTGGCGGCCACGCAGGGCGCAGACGGGCGTCCTGGCCTGTCCCTGTTCCTGGTGGACGCCGACGCGCCCGGCCTGACCAAGACCCCCATCCCCATGGAGTTGGTCGCGGCCGAGCGTCAGTTCACGCTGTTCTTCGACGGCGTGCGCGTGCCGGCCGAGCGGCTGGTGGGCAACCCGGGGCATGGGCTGCAGCAGGTGTTCATCGGGCTGAACCCCGAGCGCATCCTCGGGGCGGCCATGGGCAACGGCATCGCGCGCTACGCGCTCTCGGCGGGGGCTCGCTACGCGAACGAGCGAGCCGTCTTCGGCGCGCCCATCGGCACGCACCAGGGTATCGCCCACCCGCTCGCGCAGGCCAAGATCGAGGTCGAGCTGGCCCGCCTCATGACCACCAAGGCCGCCTGGCTGTTCGACCAGGGGCTGGACGCCGCGGAGGCCGCGAACATGGCCAAGTACGCCGCTGCGGAGGCTGCGCTCGCTGCGGTCGATGCCGCCATCCAGACGCATGGCGGCAACGGCATGTCCGAGGAGTACGGCATCGCGGCGCTGTGGGGCGTCGCCCGCACGCTCCGCATCGCGCCCGTCAGCCGCGAGATGATCCTCAACTTCATCGCGCAGCACTCGCTGCAGCTGCCGAAGTCGTACTGA